A genomic stretch from Mycobacterium cookii includes:
- a CDS encoding SDR family NAD(P)-dependent oxidoreductase: protein MSLPKPNNQAAVVITGASSGIGTELARGLARRGYPLVLVARRKERMDELADELRGQYSVGVDVQPLDLSDSAAREKLAHRLRTEPVAGLCNSAGFGTSGIFQELPIERESEEVVLNSLTLMELTHAALPGMVERGAGAVLNIASIAGFQPMPYMAVYSATKAFVQTFSEAVHEELSGTGVSVTVLCPGPVPTEWGEIANAERFSIPIAQVSPHDVAEAAIAGMVDGKRSVVPGIVPKAVSIGGRYMPRTLLLPGLRLGNRLRGGPSH, encoded by the coding sequence ATGAGTCTTCCGAAACCGAACAACCAGGCAGCCGTCGTCATCACCGGCGCCTCCTCCGGCATCGGCACCGAACTGGCCCGCGGCCTGGCCCGGCGCGGCTACCCGCTGGTGCTCGTCGCACGCCGCAAAGAACGCATGGACGAGCTTGCCGACGAACTGCGTGGGCAGTACTCGGTCGGCGTCGACGTGCAGCCGCTCGACCTGTCGGACTCCGCGGCACGCGAAAAGTTGGCGCACCGGCTGCGCACCGAACCGGTCGCCGGTCTGTGCAACAGCGCCGGCTTCGGCACCAGCGGCATCTTCCAGGAACTGCCGATCGAGCGGGAGTCCGAGGAGGTCGTCCTCAACTCGCTGACGCTGATGGAACTGACGCATGCCGCGTTGCCCGGAATGGTCGAACGGGGCGCCGGCGCGGTGCTCAACATCGCATCGATCGCGGGTTTCCAGCCGATGCCGTACATGGCGGTCTATTCGGCCACCAAGGCCTTCGTGCAGACGTTCTCCGAGGCTGTGCACGAGGAACTGAGCGGCACCGGTGTGTCGGTCACCGTGCTGTGCCCGGGCCCGGTGCCCACCGAGTGGGGTGAGATCGCCAACGCCGAGCGATTCAGCATCCCCATCGCGCAGGTGTCGCCGCACGATGTCGCCGAGGCCGCCATCGCCGGAATGGTCGACGGGAAGCGCAGCGTGGTACCCGGGATCGTGCCCAAGGCCGTCAGCATCGGCGGCCGATACATGCCGCGCACCCTGCTGCTGCCCGGCCTGCGTCTGGGTAACAGGCTCCGCGGCGGCCCGAGCCACTGA
- a CDS encoding type II toxin-antitoxin system Rv0910 family toxin, translating into MAAVDVKADVPMSPQDMWDRVSDLSELGDWLSMHEGWRSELPDELSEGIEVVGVARAKGFRNRVTWTVTTWQPPQRVALSGSGKGGAKYTVTLTVSPTKRGSNLGLRLELGGRALFGPVGAAAARAVKGDAEKSLKKFVELYG; encoded by the coding sequence ATGGCAGCCGTGGACGTCAAAGCCGACGTGCCGATGAGCCCGCAGGACATGTGGGATCGCGTGTCCGATCTGTCCGAACTCGGCGACTGGCTGTCGATGCACGAGGGATGGCGCAGCGAGCTTCCCGACGAGCTGAGCGAAGGCATCGAGGTCGTGGGCGTCGCGCGGGCCAAGGGGTTTCGCAATCGGGTGACGTGGACGGTGACCACCTGGCAGCCGCCGCAGCGGGTCGCGCTGTCGGGATCCGGCAAGGGTGGCGCGAAATACACGGTGACGCTCACCGTGTCGCCCACCAAGCGGGGGTCAAACCTCGGCCTGCGCCTTGAGCTGGGCGGACGAGCGCTGTTCGGTCCGGTGGGCGCGGCGGCGGCTCGTGCGGTCAAAGGCGACGCCGAGAAGTCGCTGAAGAAGTTCGTCGAGCTGTATGGCTAG
- a CDS encoding MMPL/RND family transporter, which translates to MLRGAEEATATGSRGVFGWIGVVVVRWPWAVIGAWIALAVVLSMIFPSLTEMAERRPVAILPPEAPVLQTTRQISEAFHQSGSENENVLLVVLTDENGLDPSDLSTYRTLADNLRPDTRDIVMLQDFVATPALRDAMTSKDHKAWYLPMVLSGWVGTPELHAAYGRVADIVKKSVAGSTLTAHLTGPAATGDDMMFIGIKDMHAIEGAVVLMVLIILFVIYRNLVTMMLPLVTIGVSVGVAQSVVAGVAELGLGVSSQTITLMTTMMAGAGVDYAVFLISRYHDSLRQGMPSDQAVVRALTSIGKVIAGSAATVSITFMGMVFTHLGSFRNVGPCLAISIALAFLAAVTFLPALMVLVGRRNWIKPRRDVATRFWRRLGIHIVRRPISHLVGSLVVLAILAGCAFLAHFNYDDSKTLPQSVESAVGYRTLGRHFPLNATIPEYLVVQSEQDLRKPANLSALNQLEQRVRQMPAVAAIHGAPVPKPKSSDKSDSEVNDSWTDSALDGGKKDKSNDDGAGSFPNVTNLLYSVGATGNAAADLGLPAIPGMAQVDVGDDTTNFVNTVRGIGFAMSVDIAEIANTVNGAPVTVLDVVAVTDRDGGALKKLSDFAGQLESLPDADNIESAARNVRQILDNVITDLRTLGNDGAHENERPTPPPPDPHNYADAIKQMIDQVKDLMKQTAHTGGGLTSALTSFISPDGHTARYLVQTNLYPFGTGAMDQIRQITDTARGTHPEPALTGASISVSGITAMLRDTRAYYFEDISLIVVMTILIVFVILVMILRAIVAPLYLIASVVISYLSAFGIGVVVFQFLLHEELTWSIPGLTFIVLVAMGADYNLLLISRLREESPHGIRSGVIRTVRSTGGVITAAGVIFAASMFGMLLASISTLVQAGFIIGVGLLLDTFLVRTITVPAIAVLCGKANWWPSRPLPPPPPQRPEPIPVPESETHSATRREHVGVQP; encoded by the coding sequence ATGTTGCGGGGGGCTGAAGAAGCCACTGCGACCGGTTCCCGGGGCGTCTTCGGCTGGATCGGTGTGGTGGTCGTGCGGTGGCCGTGGGCGGTCATCGGGGCTTGGATTGCGCTCGCCGTCGTGTTGTCGATGATCTTTCCCTCGCTGACCGAGATGGCCGAGCGGCGGCCGGTGGCCATCCTGCCGCCCGAAGCCCCGGTGCTGCAGACGACGCGGCAGATCTCCGAGGCGTTTCACCAGTCCGGCTCCGAGAACGAAAACGTCTTGCTGGTGGTCCTGACCGACGAAAACGGACTCGACCCGTCCGACCTGAGCACATACCGCACCTTGGCGGACAACCTGCGTCCCGACACCCGCGACATCGTGATGCTGCAGGACTTCGTCGCGACGCCGGCCCTACGCGACGCGATGACCAGCAAGGATCACAAAGCCTGGTATCTGCCCATGGTGCTCTCCGGTTGGGTGGGCACGCCCGAACTGCATGCGGCATACGGTCGGGTCGCCGACATCGTCAAGAAATCCGTCGCCGGGAGCACGCTGACGGCGCACCTGACCGGTCCCGCGGCCACCGGCGACGACATGATGTTCATCGGTATCAAGGACATGCACGCGATCGAGGGCGCCGTCGTGCTGATGGTCCTGATCATCTTGTTCGTCATCTATCGAAACCTGGTCACGATGATGTTGCCGCTGGTCACGATCGGTGTCTCGGTCGGGGTAGCGCAGTCGGTGGTGGCGGGCGTCGCCGAACTGGGCTTGGGCGTTTCCAGCCAGACGATCACGTTGATGACGACGATGATGGCGGGCGCCGGAGTCGACTACGCCGTGTTCCTGATCAGCCGCTACCACGACTCGTTGCGGCAGGGCATGCCTTCTGACCAGGCCGTCGTCCGAGCGTTGACCTCCATCGGCAAAGTGATCGCCGGGTCGGCGGCCACGGTGTCGATCACCTTCATGGGCATGGTCTTCACCCACTTGGGCTCGTTCCGGAATGTCGGTCCGTGTCTGGCGATTTCCATTGCACTGGCGTTTCTGGCCGCGGTGACGTTCCTTCCGGCGCTGATGGTGCTGGTCGGAAGGCGTAATTGGATCAAGCCACGTCGCGACGTGGCCACCCGTTTCTGGCGGCGACTGGGAATACACATCGTGCGCCGGCCCATAAGTCATCTGGTCGGCAGCCTCGTCGTGCTGGCCATTCTGGCCGGCTGCGCGTTCCTTGCCCACTTCAATTACGACGACAGCAAGACGCTGCCGCAATCGGTGGAGAGCGCGGTCGGCTATCGCACGCTGGGTCGCCATTTCCCTTTGAACGCAACGATTCCCGAATATCTCGTCGTCCAGTCGGAACAAGACTTGCGCAAGCCGGCGAATCTGTCTGCGCTGAATCAGCTGGAACAGCGAGTTCGCCAGATGCCCGCTGTCGCAGCCATTCACGGCGCCCCGGTACCCAAACCGAAATCGTCTGACAAGTCCGACAGCGAAGTGAATGACTCGTGGACCGATTCGGCACTTGACGGAGGAAAAAAGGACAAATCGAACGACGACGGTGCCGGGTCCTTCCCCAACGTCACGAACCTGCTTTACTCGGTCGGCGCGACGGGCAACGCTGCCGCCGACCTCGGCCTGCCCGCCATCCCGGGCATGGCGCAGGTCGACGTCGGTGATGACACCACCAATTTCGTCAACACGGTGCGTGGCATCGGCTTCGCCATGTCGGTGGACATCGCGGAAATCGCCAACACGGTCAACGGCGCACCGGTGACGGTGCTGGACGTCGTCGCCGTCACCGACCGTGACGGCGGAGCTTTGAAGAAGCTTTCCGATTTCGCCGGGCAGCTGGAGTCGCTGCCCGACGCCGACAACATCGAGTCGGCGGCGCGCAATGTGCGCCAGATTCTCGACAACGTCATCACCGACCTTCGCACGCTGGGCAACGACGGCGCCCACGAGAACGAACGCCCTACGCCCCCGCCGCCCGACCCGCATAACTACGCCGACGCGATCAAACAGATGATCGACCAGGTCAAGGATTTGATGAAGCAAACCGCGCACACCGGCGGGGGATTGACGAGCGCGTTGACGTCGTTCATCTCGCCCGACGGACACACCGCGAGATACCTGGTGCAGACCAATCTCTACCCCTTCGGCACCGGCGCGATGGATCAGATTCGTCAGATCACCGACACCGCGCGCGGGACTCACCCGGAGCCCGCATTGACGGGGGCGTCGATCTCGGTATCCGGTATCACCGCGATGCTCCGGGACACCCGCGCGTACTACTTCGAGGACATCAGCCTCATCGTCGTGATGACGATTCTGATCGTGTTCGTCATTCTGGTCATGATCCTGCGGGCCATCGTCGCGCCGCTGTATCTCATTGCGTCCGTGGTGATCTCGTACCTATCGGCGTTCGGCATCGGCGTCGTCGTCTTCCAGTTCCTGCTGCACGAGGAGTTGACCTGGAGCATCCCAGGTCTGACGTTCATCGTCTTGGTCGCCATGGGCGCCGATTACAACCTGTTGCTCATTTCCAGGCTTCGAGAAGAGTCTCCGCACGGCATACGTTCGGGCGTGATCCGCACGGTGCGGTCGACCGGCGGCGTGATCACCGCGGCGGGCGTCATCTTCGCCGCCTCGATGTTCGGCATGCTGCTGGCCAGCATCAGCACCCTGGTGCAAGCGGGCTTCATCATCGGGGTCGGGCTGCTGTTGGACACCTTCTTGGTGCGGACCATCACCGTGCCGGCGATCGCCGTGCTGTGCGGGAAGGCCAACTGGTGGCCGTCGCGACCGCTGCCGCCCCCGCCGCCGCAGCGCCCGGAGCCGATTCCGGTGCCCGAGTCCGAGACACACTCCGCGACACGCCGGGAACACGTCGGTGTGCAGCCATAG
- the dnaE gene encoding DNA polymerase III subunit alpha, giving the protein MSQSFVHLHNHTEYSMLDGAAKVAPMLAEAQRLEMPAIGMTDHGNMFGASEFYNGATAAGIKPIIGIEAYIAPGSRFETRRVLWGDPGQKSDDVSGSGSYTHMTMVAENATGLRNLFKLSSLASFEGQLGKWPRMDAELIAEHAAGIIATTGCPSGEVQTRLRLGHHREALEAAAKWREIFGPENFFLELMDHGLSIERRVRDGLLEIGRTLNIPPLATNDCHYVTRDAAHNHEALLCVQTGKTLSDPNRFKFDGDGYFLKSAAEMRAIWDGDVPGACDSTLLIAERVTSYADVWAPCDRMPVFPVPDGHDPSSWLRHEVDAGLRRRFGDAQPDGYAQRAAYEIEVICDKGFPSYFLIVADLINYARSVDIRVGPGRGSAAGSLVAYALGITDIDPIQHGLLFERFLNPERASMPDIDIDFDDRRRGEMVRYAADKWGHDRVAQVITFGTIKTKAALKDSARIHYGQPGFAIADRITKALPPPIMAKDIPLSGITDPNHERFKEAAEVRSLIDTDPDVRTIYQTARGLEGLIRNAGVHACAVIMSSEPLTEVIPLWKRPQDGAIITGWDYPSCESIGLLKMDFLGLRNLTIIGDAIGNIKANRGIDLDLESLALDDPATFELLGRGETLGVFQLDGGPMRDLLRRMQPTGFEDIVAVLALYRPGPMGMNAHNDYADRKNNRQAIKPIHPELEEPLREILAETYGLIVYQEQIMRIAQKVAGYSLARADILRKAMGKKKREVLEKEFEGFSEGMQANGFSAKAIKALWDTILPFADYAFNKSHAAGYGLVSYWTAYLKANYPAEYMAGLLTSVGDDKDKAAVYLADCRKLGITVLPPDVNESGLNFASVGADIRYGLGAVRNVGSNVVASLINTRTAKGKFTDFSDYLNKVDIAACNKKVTESLIKAGAFDSLKHPRKGLFLVHTDAVESVLGTKKAEAMGQFDLFGGDPNDGGVGADSVFTIRVPDDEWDDKHKLALEREMLGLYVSGHPLNGIAHLLTSQVDTAIPAILDGDVANETMVKVGGILASVNRRVNKNGMPWASAQLEDLTGGIEVMFFPHTYSAVGGEIVDDAVVLVTAKVAIRDDRIALIANDLVVPDFSNAQLNRPLAVSLPTRQCTIDKVSALKQVLARHPGTSQVHLRLISGERTTTLELDASLRVTPSPALMGDLKALLGPGCLGG; this is encoded by the coding sequence ATGAGTCAGTCCTTCGTGCACCTGCACAACCACACCGAATACTCGATGTTGGACGGTGCGGCGAAGGTCGCCCCAATGCTCGCCGAAGCACAGCGGCTGGAGATGCCCGCGATCGGGATGACCGACCACGGCAACATGTTCGGGGCCAGCGAGTTCTACAACGGGGCCACCGCGGCGGGGATCAAGCCGATCATCGGTATCGAGGCGTACATCGCGCCCGGTTCACGCTTCGAGACCCGCCGCGTTCTGTGGGGTGACCCGGGGCAGAAGAGCGACGACGTGTCCGGCAGCGGCTCCTACACGCACATGACGATGGTCGCCGAGAACGCCACCGGGTTGCGCAACCTGTTCAAACTGTCGTCGCTGGCGTCCTTCGAAGGCCAGCTGGGCAAGTGGCCGCGGATGGACGCGGAGCTGATCGCCGAGCACGCCGCCGGCATCATCGCCACCACCGGCTGCCCGTCCGGGGAGGTGCAGACCCGGCTGCGGCTCGGACATCACCGTGAGGCCCTGGAAGCCGCCGCCAAGTGGCGGGAGATCTTCGGGCCCGAGAATTTCTTCCTGGAGTTGATGGACCACGGGCTGTCCATCGAGCGCCGGGTGCGCGACGGCCTGCTGGAAATCGGTCGCACACTGAACATTCCGCCGCTGGCCACCAACGACTGCCACTACGTCACCCGCGATGCCGCGCACAACCACGAGGCGCTGTTGTGCGTGCAGACCGGCAAGACTCTCTCGGACCCCAACCGGTTCAAGTTCGACGGCGACGGCTATTTCCTCAAGTCGGCCGCCGAGATGCGGGCGATCTGGGACGGTGACGTCCCGGGCGCCTGCGACTCCACCCTGCTGATCGCCGAGCGGGTCACCTCGTACGCCGACGTGTGGGCACCGTGCGACCGGATGCCGGTCTTCCCGGTGCCCGACGGACACGACCCGTCGTCCTGGCTGCGCCACGAAGTCGACGCGGGCCTGCGACGCCGGTTCGGTGACGCGCAGCCTGACGGCTACGCACAGCGGGCCGCCTACGAGATCGAAGTCATCTGCGACAAGGGTTTTCCGTCGTACTTTCTGATCGTCGCGGACCTGATCAACTACGCGCGCTCGGTCGACATCCGGGTCGGCCCGGGCCGCGGCTCGGCCGCCGGCTCGCTGGTGGCCTACGCGCTGGGCATCACCGACATCGATCCGATCCAACACGGGTTGCTGTTCGAGCGGTTCCTCAACCCCGAGCGCGCGTCGATGCCCGATATCGATATCGACTTCGACGACCGCCGGCGCGGCGAGATGGTGCGCTACGCCGCCGACAAATGGGGACACGACCGCGTCGCCCAGGTCATCACCTTCGGCACCATCAAAACCAAAGCGGCGCTGAAGGATTCTGCCCGTATCCACTACGGGCAGCCCGGCTTCGCGATCGCCGACCGCATCACCAAGGCATTGCCGCCGCCGATCATGGCCAAAGACATTCCGCTGTCGGGTATCACCGATCCCAACCACGAGCGCTTCAAGGAAGCCGCCGAGGTCCGCAGCCTGATCGACACCGACCCCGATGTGCGGACCATCTACCAGACCGCCCGCGGCCTGGAAGGTCTGATCCGCAACGCCGGAGTGCACGCCTGCGCGGTGATCATGAGCAGCGAGCCGCTGACCGAGGTGATCCCGCTGTGGAAGCGCCCGCAGGACGGCGCGATCATCACCGGCTGGGACTACCCGTCGTGTGAGTCGATCGGGCTGCTGAAGATGGACTTCCTCGGCCTGCGCAACCTGACGATCATCGGCGACGCGATCGGCAACATCAAGGCCAACCGGGGGATCGACCTCGACCTGGAGTCGCTCGCACTCGACGATCCCGCCACGTTCGAATTGCTAGGCCGTGGCGAGACTTTGGGAGTTTTCCAGCTGGACGGCGGGCCGATGCGCGACCTGCTGCGACGCATGCAGCCGACCGGATTCGAAGACATCGTCGCCGTCCTCGCGCTGTACCGGCCCGGCCCGATGGGCATGAACGCGCACAACGACTACGCTGACCGCAAGAACAACCGGCAGGCGATCAAACCGATCCACCCCGAACTCGAGGAGCCCCTGCGCGAGATCCTCGCCGAGACCTACGGCCTGATCGTGTATCAGGAGCAGATCATGCGTATCGCGCAGAAGGTGGCCGGCTACTCGCTGGCCCGAGCCGATATCTTGCGCAAGGCGATGGGCAAGAAGAAGCGTGAGGTGCTCGAGAAGGAGTTCGAGGGCTTCTCAGAAGGCATGCAGGCCAACGGATTCTCGGCCAAAGCCATCAAAGCGCTGTGGGACACCATCCTTCCGTTCGCCGACTACGCGTTCAACAAATCGCATGCGGCCGGCTACGGGTTGGTCTCGTATTGGACGGCCTACCTCAAGGCCAACTACCCGGCCGAATACATGGCCGGGCTGCTCACCTCGGTCGGTGACGACAAGGACAAGGCCGCGGTCTACCTGGCCGACTGCCGCAAGCTCGGGATCACGGTGCTGCCGCCGGACGTCAACGAGTCGGGGCTGAACTTCGCCTCGGTCGGCGCCGACATCCGCTACGGCCTGGGCGCGGTGCGCAATGTCGGCTCGAATGTTGTTGCCTCGCTGATCAACACCCGCACGGCGAAAGGCAAGTTCACCGATTTCTCCGATTACCTCAACAAGGTCGACATCGCGGCGTGCAACAAGAAAGTCACTGAATCGCTGATCAAGGCAGGAGCTTTCGACTCGCTCAAGCATCCTCGCAAGGGTCTGTTCCTGGTGCACACCGACGCCGTCGAGTCGGTGCTGGGCACCAAGAAGGCCGAGGCGATGGGTCAGTTCGACCTCTTCGGTGGTGACCCGAACGACGGGGGAGTCGGTGCCGACTCGGTGTTCACCATCCGGGTTCCCGACGACGAGTGGGACGACAAGCACAAACTCGCGTTGGAGCGCGAGATGCTGGGCTTGTATGTGTCCGGTCATCCGCTCAACGGGATCGCGCACCTGCTGACCAGCCAGGTCGACACCGCCATACCCGCGATCCTCGACGGCGATGTCGCCAACGAGACCATGGTCAAGGTGGGCGGCATCCTGGCGTCGGTCAACCGGCGGGTCAACAAAAACGGAATGCCTTGGGCGTCGGCGCAATTGGAAGACCTCACCGGCGGTATCGAAGTGATGTTCTTCCCGCACACCTATTCCGCTGTCGGTGGCGAGATCGTCGACGACGCGGTGGTACTGGTCACGGCCAAGGTGGCGATCCGCGACGACCGGATCGCTTTGATCGCCAACGACCTTGTGGTGCCCGACTTCTCCAACGCGCAACTGAACCGGCCGCTGGCGGTGAGCCTGCCGACCCGGCAATGCACGATCGACAAGGTCAGCGCTCTCAAGCAGGTGCTGGCGCGTCACCCCGGCACGTCGCAGGTTCACCTGCGGCTGATCAGCGGGGAGCGGACCACCACCCTCGAGCTTGACGCGTCGCTGCGGGTGACGCCGTCCCCGGCACTGATGGGCGACCTGAAGGCGCTGCTCGGCCCCGGCTGTCTGGGCGGCTAG
- a CDS encoding class I SAM-dependent methyltransferase yields MGNAISRLTPVELTAFVTQYARALDSRWPTPILGDTLADDIVSKIAYDFDAMGVPSSAVRQTALRAKMLDDRVRRFVAEHPDAVVVDLGAGLGTAMMRVAPPPTVDWYSVDLPNVIALRDELVPEGEQAHSVAASLTDDSWTDQIPSDRPTVLIADGLLAFLPESVVVTLFRRIPEYFSSGEIAMNDYGRVGRLNIAAMKIVFSAVGTQWAYRGFSDPHVPESWSPRLRLVEETSLSHAPEIDLYPVAARVSTRLMGMTKSGARTARILRYRF; encoded by the coding sequence ATGGGAAACGCGATCAGCCGGTTGACGCCCGTCGAGCTGACCGCGTTCGTCACCCAATACGCCCGCGCACTCGACAGCCGTTGGCCCACGCCGATACTCGGCGACACGCTGGCCGACGACATCGTCTCCAAGATCGCCTACGACTTCGACGCCATGGGTGTGCCGTCGAGCGCGGTTCGCCAGACCGCGCTGCGAGCCAAGATGCTCGACGACCGGGTACGCCGTTTCGTCGCCGAGCATCCCGACGCTGTCGTGGTCGACCTGGGTGCGGGACTGGGAACGGCGATGATGCGGGTCGCGCCGCCGCCAACGGTGGACTGGTACAGCGTCGATCTGCCGAATGTCATTGCGCTCCGAGACGAACTGGTGCCTGAGGGTGAGCAAGCCCACTCGGTGGCAGCATCGCTGACCGACGACAGTTGGACCGATCAGATCCCGTCGGACCGGCCCACCGTGCTGATCGCCGACGGCCTGCTGGCGTTCTTGCCCGAGTCGGTGGTCGTCACGCTGTTCCGCCGTATTCCGGAGTACTTCAGCTCCGGTGAGATTGCGATGAACGACTACGGTCGGGTCGGCCGGCTCAACATCGCCGCGATGAAGATCGTCTTCAGTGCCGTCGGAACGCAGTGGGCATACCGCGGTTTCTCCGACCCGCACGTCCCGGAGAGCTGGAGCCCGCGTCTGCGGCTGGTCGAGGAGACCAGCCTGTCGCACGCCCCGGAGATCGACCTGTATCCCGTGGCGGCCCGCGTATCGACCCGGTTGATGGGCATGACCAAATCCGGTGCCCGCACGGCGCGGATCCTGCGGTACCGCTTCTGA
- the fadD11 gene encoding fatty acid--CoA ligase FadD11: MSMPTTMCEAFQRSAAVKPDAVALRTPGDTQTMTWREFAAGVRRVAAGLAGIGVRHGDTVSLMMANRIEFYPLEVGAQHLGATSFSVYNTLPAEQLTYVFGNAGTKVVICEEQYVDRIRASGAPIEHIVCIDGAPDGTMSLDELYAAAAEDFDFDATWRAVRPDDVITLIYTSGTTGNPKGVEMTHTNLLFEAAALGAVLDVRPDDRTTSYLPSAHIADRMMALYNQQLYGTQVTVVSDVREIAAALPDARPTVWAAVPRVWEKLKAAIEFAVAHEQDDVKRQALQWAMSVAGKRAAAMLADRPLPDDVAAEWAQADELVLSKLRERLGLDQLRWAVSGAAPIPRETLAFFAAIGIPIAEVWGMSELSCVASVSHPREARLGTVGKLLPGLESMIADDGEYLVRGPLVMKGYRKEPAKTAEAIDADGWLHTGDILDEDADGFLRIIDRKKELIINAAGKNMSPANIENTVKAACPMVGAMVAIGDGRPFNTALLVFDADSVGPYAERHGLADASPEALAAHPEVLAQISAGVAEGNSKLSRVEQIKRFRVLPNLWEPGGDEITLTMKLKRKPIMAKYAAEIEELYDSEPGPEIHQPKGASATQPA; this comes from the coding sequence ATGAGCATGCCGACCACCATGTGCGAGGCATTTCAGCGGTCCGCGGCCGTGAAACCGGATGCCGTCGCGCTTCGCACGCCGGGCGACACCCAGACGATGACCTGGCGGGAATTCGCCGCGGGAGTACGACGTGTCGCGGCCGGGCTGGCCGGTATCGGGGTTCGCCACGGCGACACGGTGTCGCTGATGATGGCCAACCGGATCGAGTTCTACCCGTTGGAGGTCGGCGCACAGCACCTCGGCGCCACGTCGTTCTCGGTGTACAACACGCTGCCCGCCGAGCAATTGACCTACGTGTTCGGCAACGCCGGAACCAAGGTGGTGATCTGCGAGGAGCAGTACGTCGACCGGATCCGGGCCAGCGGTGCGCCTATCGAACACATCGTCTGCATCGACGGTGCGCCGGACGGCACCATGTCGCTCGATGAGCTGTACGCGGCCGCTGCCGAGGATTTCGATTTCGACGCCACCTGGCGCGCGGTGCGACCAGACGACGTGATCACCCTCATCTACACCTCTGGGACGACGGGAAATCCCAAAGGCGTCGAGATGACACATACCAATCTGCTGTTCGAAGCCGCCGCCTTGGGCGCCGTTCTCGACGTCCGCCCGGATGACCGCACCACGTCGTATCTGCCGTCGGCCCACATCGCCGACCGCATGATGGCGCTGTACAACCAGCAGCTGTACGGCACCCAGGTCACCGTGGTGTCCGATGTTCGCGAGATTGCGGCGGCCCTGCCCGACGCGCGGCCGACGGTCTGGGCGGCTGTGCCTCGGGTGTGGGAAAAGCTCAAAGCGGCAATCGAATTCGCGGTCGCCCACGAACAAGACGACGTGAAACGTCAGGCGCTGCAATGGGCAATGTCGGTCGCGGGGAAACGCGCCGCGGCTATGCTGGCCGATCGACCGCTGCCCGACGACGTTGCCGCCGAATGGGCGCAGGCCGACGAGTTGGTGCTGTCCAAGCTCCGGGAACGGCTCGGACTCGACCAGCTCAGGTGGGCCGTGTCGGGCGCGGCGCCGATCCCGCGGGAGACGCTGGCCTTCTTCGCCGCAATCGGCATCCCGATCGCCGAAGTCTGGGGCATGTCGGAGCTGAGTTGTGTTGCCAGCGTAAGCCATCCGCGCGAAGCGCGACTGGGAACCGTCGGCAAGCTGCTGCCCGGCCTGGAATCCATGATCGCCGACGACGGCGAATACCTGGTGCGGGGCCCGCTGGTGATGAAGGGCTACCGCAAGGAGCCGGCCAAGACCGCCGAGGCGATCGACGCCGACGGCTGGCTGCACACCGGCGACATCTTGGACGAAGACGCCGACGGCTTTCTGCGGATCATCGACCGCAAGAAGGAATTGATCATCAACGCGGCCGGCAAGAACATGTCGCCGGCCAACATCGAGAACACCGTCAAAGCGGCCTGCCCGATGGTAGGCGCGATGGTGGCGATCGGCGACGGGCGCCCGTTCAACACCGCGCTGCTGGTCTTCGACGCCGATTCGGTGGGCCCGTACGCAGAACGGCACGGACTGGCCGACGCGTCGCCGGAGGCGTTGGCCGCCCACCCCGAGGTGCTCGCGCAGATCTCCGCGGGGGTGGCTGAGGGCAACTCGAAGTTGTCGCGGGTCGAACAGATCAAACGGTTTCGCGTGCTGCCCAACCTGTGGGAGCCCGGTGGCGACGAGATCACGCTGACGATGAAACTCAAGCGCAAGCCGATCATGGCCAAATACGCCGCGGAGATCGAGGAGTTGTACGACAGCGAACCGGGTCCCGAGATCCATCAGCCGAAGGGCGCGTCAGCGACGCAACCGGCGTGA